In Flavobacterium sp. 83, the genomic window TACTTCCTTATCAAAGGAACACTATGCCAATAAAGGATTAGTTCTTGTTGACGATGTTTTGAATTCAGGCACCACACTAATCTATGCCGTGAGACATTTTATCGATGTTCCTTTGAAAAAATTCAAAACTGCGGTCCTAGTAGACAGGAACCATAAGAAGTATCCTGTAAAAGCTGATTTTAAAGGCATCTCGCTTTCAACCTCTCTACTAGAACACGTACAGGTTGTTTTTGATGAGAACGGGGATAATTGCGCCTATTTAAGCTAAAACCTCAACAATATCCATTACAGTCTCTTCAATTGTCTTATCATCAACAACTACCTTATGTTGCGCTTGATTGTAATAAAAACTTCTATCAAATAGATGCTTTGCGATAAACTCTTT contains:
- a CDS encoding phosphoribosyltransferase family protein, which gives rise to MSKNIILTNQEIEHKIKRIAYQIYETFVDEDEIVIAGIATNGFTFAKKIALALETISPLKVSLCEVQINKQNPELPIHTSLSKEHYANKGLVLVDDVLNSGTTLIYAVRHFIDVPLKKFKTAVLVDRNHKKYPVKADFKGISLSTSLLEHVQVVFDENGDNCAYLS